The Lysobacter helvus nucleotide sequence CTAGCCTTTTCGGAAGGCGACGAAACGTGCGCGCAGTGTCGCTGCGTCGGCGCCGTCGGGGAGGCGGACGCGGGCCAGCAGTTCGATGCGGGCGCGACCGCGGTCGGCGAGGGTGGACAGGAACACCTGCCAGTCGCTGTCGGGCGCGGCGTGCGCTTCGGCGTCCAGGTCGGCGTACAGCGGCGCGAGGTAGCGCACCTGGCTGTCGGCGACGAAGACGTCGGCTTCCATGCCCGCGCCCTGGATGCGCATCGTCGCGAGGCCCCAGCAGGCGAGCGTCATCAGGGACGACAGGCTGCCGCCGAACGCGCAGCCCTTGTCGTTGACGTTGCGATCCAGCGGGGCGAGGAGCGAGAGGCGTTCTTCGTCGAAGTGGTGGATCGACACCGCCATCGCCGCCACCGGGGGCATGCCCTGGTAGTGGGCGTCGAGGTGGGCGAGGCGATCGGCGAGGGAATCGGTCATGGCGGTGCGCATCGATGAGCGGTTGCGGCGCGGGGCGGCACGCCACAAGCTGCGCGCCATGCGTCCGAACACCCAACGCGGGACCGCGGCATGGTACGTGATCTCCCTGCGGCCGGTCGGCCAGCATGGCGCGTTGCGCCGTGCGGCGGCGAATGCGGGCGCGCAATGCATCGCGGTGTCGACGACACGCATCGCACCGCGGAACGACAAGGCGACGCGCGCAGCGTTGCGTGCAGCGCTGGCGGCGCCGGTCGTCGTGTTCACCAGTCCGAATGCCGTGCGGTGCGCGGCGATGTTGTCGCCGCTGCGGCCGCGGCGCGGACAAGTCGTGTGCGCGATCGGTGCGGGAACGGCCGCGGCGTTGCGGCGTGCCGGGCTGTCCGAGGTGGTGGTGCCGGCGCGCGCGGACAGCGAAGGCGTGCTGGCACTGCCGGCGCTGCGGGATGTCGCCGGCCGCACGGTGGGATTGGTGACCGCGCCCGGCGGGCGCGATCGTCTGGCACCCGGCCTGCAGGCGCGCGGCGCGAAGCTTGCGCGTGCCGATGTGTACGCCCGCGTGCCGATCGCCCCTTCGCCGCGCGCCTGGACTGCGTTGCGCACGCTGGCGTCGCGGCCGTGCATCGCGATGAGCAGCGTCGATGCGCTGCGCGGGTTGGTCGAGCACGCGCCGGTCGATCTCCGGGCGCGGGTGCTCGACTGGGACGTCGCGGCCGGCAGCGCGCGGCTCGCGGACGAGGCGCGGGCCCTCGGCTTCCGGCGCGTGCGGATCGCGGCCGGCGTGCGCCCGGCCGAGCTGGTCGCCGCGGCGCGTGATGGCGGCCCACGACGGTCCATCCGGTAGCATCTGCGCACCCCCCGCGTCATCGGCGACACCGTGATCGAACCCGACGCATCGCCTGCCCTCCCCTCGCGCCGCCGCGCCCCGCTCGCGTGGCTGGTGCTGCTGTTGTTCGCGCTGGCCGCCGCATGGGGCTGGCACGCCTGGACGCAGCGCCAATCCGCCGCGCGCGCGATGGAAATCGATGCGCAACAGCGCGTCGAAGCGCTGGAAGCGCGCATGGAATCCTTGCGCCGCGAACAGCGCGCGCAGGCCGGTCGCCTGCAACAGGCCGATGCGACGAACCGCGTGCTGCGCGACGAACTGCTCGGCGTCGGCCAGCGCGCGGCGCTGCTGGAAGACAGCGTGTCGAAGCTCGCCGATCCCGATCGCCATGGCGCGCAGGCGCTGCGCCTGGATGAAGTCGAGATGCTGTTGTCGATGGCGCGCAATCGCCTGGACATCGCATCGGACCTCGACGGTGCGCGCCGCGCGTATGCGTTGGCCTCGGGCATGCTCGACGGTATCGACGATCCGGCGTACCTCAGCCTGCGCC carries:
- a CDS encoding uroporphyrinogen-III C-methyltransferase, which gives rise to MIEPDASPALPSRRRAPLAWLVLLLFALAAAWGWHAWTQRQSAARAMEIDAQQRVEALEARMESLRREQRAQAGRLQQADATNRVLRDELLGVGQRAALLEDSVSKLADPDRHGAQALRLDEVEMLLSMARNRLDIASDLDGARRAYALASGMLDGIDDPAYLSLRQTLAQERAALEAVGVDPAHAAAAKLDAIETRLPTLPLVRDAREASQRSWWERVASRLIDVQPSDRAQLRATSDRSAGMEALAIEFTLARAALERRDLPTWRASLGRADAWLPRLWPDTDALRAQRRALQALRAQSLALRSPVLGSSLTQLRAMRARTEAP
- a CDS encoding YiiD C-terminal domain-containing protein, with product MTDSLADRLAHLDAHYQGMPPVAAMAVSIHHFDEERLSLLAPLDRNVNDKGCAFGGSLSSLMTLACWGLATMRIQGAGMEADVFVADSQVRYLAPLYADLDAEAHAAPDSDWQVFLSTLADRGRARIELLARVRLPDGADAATLRARFVAFRKG
- a CDS encoding uroporphyrinogen-III synthase encodes the protein MAVRIDERLRRGAARHKLRAMRPNTQRGTAAWYVISLRPVGQHGALRRAAANAGAQCIAVSTTRIAPRNDKATRAALRAALAAPVVVFTSPNAVRCAAMLSPLRPRRGQVVCAIGAGTAAALRRAGLSEVVVPARADSEGVLALPALRDVAGRTVGLVTAPGGRDRLAPGLQARGAKLARADVYARVPIAPSPRAWTALRTLASRPCIAMSSVDALRGLVEHAPVDLRARVLDWDVAAGSARLADEARALGFRRVRIAAGVRPAELVAAARDGGPRRSIR